The Thermotoga maritima MSB8 region AGAGAACGTGAAAACGGGAGAAACGAAGGTACTGAAAGCAGATGGAGTGTTCATCTTCATAGGACTCGATCCAAACTCGAAACTGCTTGAAGGTCTGGTAGAACTGGATCCCTACGGTTACGTTATAACGGATGAGAACATGGAAACTTCCGTGAAGGGAATATACGCGGTCGGTGATGTGAGGAAGAAAAATTTGAGACAGATAGTCACAGCTGTTGCAGACGGTGCTATAGCCGTTGAGCATGCCGCAAAACATTACTTCTGATCGCTCAAAAACAGAATCACAGGTCCTTCAAGAGGATGATTGGGTGGGGGTGTTTGTTCAGACACCTTCCACCCTTTTCCTTTTATTTCCACGTCTTTCACTCCGAGAGATTCCAGAACGAGTAAAGCGTCTCTAACTGGAAGACCTCTCAGATCCGGCATGAGACCTTTTACAATCCTTATTCTTCCGTCTTCTTTCTCCGTGAGAATCTCTACGATCTCTCTGAACACCGGAGCGGCAACCTCTCCTCCGTAGAAAGCCCCTGAGGGACTGTCCAGATGAACCAGTATCGTGTACTTTGGATCTTCAGCGGGGAAAAAACCCACAAAAAGTGAGTGATAGAGATTCCTATATTCTCCACCGACAGCCTTCTGCGCGGTTCCTGTTTTACCAGCAATCGCTATTCCCTTCACCTGAGCGAGTTTTCCTGTTCCTTCTTCCACGACCCGGACCATCGCCTGTCTTATCACGTCTGTTGTTTCTTTTGAAAAGACCCTTCTTTTTTTCACTGGGGAATCTTTCAAAATGGTAGGTTTCACCCAGTAGCCATCGTTCGCAAAGATATTGAGAGACGCAATCAGCTGTACAGGAGTGACACCGATACCCTGGCCAATCGAGATCTCAGCCGGATCTATGAGAGACCATTTTTTCGGTTCTCTCAGAACACCAGCGATTTCCCCTTCCATTTCGATACCGGTTTTTTCCCCAAAACCTACCTTTCGGAGCCACTCATAGAATCCTTCAACACCGGTTTTTTCTGTAATGAGCTCTCCTACCTTAACACTCATCACGTTGCACGATTTTACGATTCCCGCGGAGAAATCCACCAGACCGTGCTTTTCTATATCTCTTATGATCACAGGGAGTTGCTCTACTGGTTTTATTGAGCCTTCACATTCAACGGTGAAATCTGGGGAAGCAGAATGTGTCTCGAGAGCGATCGCGTACACCAGAGGTTTTATCGTCGAGCCTGGCTCTATGTATCCACCGATCAAATCGTTCCAGTTTCTGGTGGTCACCATTGAGAGTATCCTGCCGGTTTTCGATTCCATCACAATCACATGACCAGCTTCTGCGGAGTTTCCTTCCACGGCTTTCGAAATGATATCGTAGACGCGCCTTTGAAGGTCAAGATCCAGAGATAGCCAGACGTCTTTTCCGTTTTCGGGGGGGGAGTAATTCACAAGGGTGGGAGAGAGGCGGGCTCCTCTGTATCGAAGTTCTAAAAAACCCTTTCTTTTTCCTTGTAACTGATCGTCAAAAAAACCCTCTATTCCTCCCTTACCCGTTCCATCTATCACCGTTCCAAGCAGAATTCCTGTGGCGTAATCTTGAATTTTTTTTCTGGTGTATACCAGTTCTATGTTGACAAAAGGCAGCAACTCTGATTCTATCTTCTTTAACACGTCAACTTTGTCTTCTCCCTCTGTGAGTTTGAAAAACTTATACTCCATTACTTCCTCTGCTGACTTTGTGATACCGCAGTTTTGTAAGGTTTTCTCGAGTGCTTTTATATCCCCATTTTGCCTTTTAAAAAAGTCAACATCGAGATAAGCGACGTATTCTGGCGAATCATAAACTATTTTCCTCCCCCGAACATCCAGAACACTTCCTCTCCGAGGAGGAATGGAAACAAACCAGTTTTCTCTTTCCCCTGCCAGAGGAAAGAAGAACAGATTCATGAAGGAGACTGTCAAAAATATCGCGAAGATTGCAAGCAACAGCCACAACCTTTTTTCCATCTATCACTTTCACTCCGAGGGATTCAGGAGATCGAAATAGGACGAGATGTGGTAGAACTCTTCTTTGAGTGCCTGATGAGTTCTTTCCAGTTCTTTGATCTCGATTTCGAGCTTCTTGTTGTTTTGTGTGAGGTGGAAGGCCAGAACTCCCACTCTTAAGGCGGTTACCCCCACGAACAATAACACAGCAACGAGCACAATGGTGAAAATAAGTTGGTGCGAAAGAACAAGTACTCTCGTTCTCTGGTTTACCTTCGCTGGCAGATCAATCTCCTCCTTCCTCTATCCGCTCCGCTGCGCGCAAACGTCCGCTCCTGGCTCTTGGATTTTCTCTTATTTCCTCTTCTGAAGGACGAACAGGTTTTTCCGTCAATATTCGTAACTTTTTAGAATTTCTGAACGTCTCTTTGACGATCCTATCCTCCAGAGAATGAAAGGAAATGACCACTATTCTGCCACCAGGGTTTAGAAGATCCTCCGCTTTTTTCAGAAATTCTTTCAGATTTTCAAGTTCTCTGTTGACATAGATTCTTATAGCCTGGAACGTCTTCGTTGCAAAGTGTCTCTTGCGGCGTCTGATCTCGTAAGATGGAAGCGCTTCTCTCACAGCTTTAACAAGGTCAAGGGTGGTGTTGAGGGGACGATTTTCAACGATCTTTCGGGCGATTCTCCTTGCGAATCTCTTTTCTTCACCGTACTCAAAGATTATCCTCGCTAACTCCTCTTCCGGTAACTCATTCAATACCTTTTGAGCC contains the following coding sequences:
- a CDS encoding penicillin-binding protein; amino-acid sequence: MEKRLWLLLAIFAIFLTVSFMNLFFFPLAGERENWFVSIPPRRGSVLDVRGRKIVYDSPEYVAYLDVDFFKRQNGDIKALEKTLQNCGITKSAEEVMEYKFFKLTEGEDKVDVLKKIESELLPFVNIELVYTRKKIQDYATGILLGTVIDGTGKGGIEGFFDDQLQGKRKGFLELRYRGARLSPTLVNYSPPENGKDVWLSLDLDLQRRVYDIISKAVEGNSAEAGHVIVMESKTGRILSMVTTRNWNDLIGGYIEPGSTIKPLVYAIALETHSASPDFTVECEGSIKPVEQLPVIIRDIEKHGLVDFSAGIVKSCNVMSVKVGELITEKTGVEGFYEWLRKVGFGEKTGIEMEGEIAGVLREPKKWSLIDPAEISIGQGIGVTPVQLIASLNIFANDGYWVKPTILKDSPVKKRRVFSKETTDVIRQAMVRVVEEGTGKLAQVKGIAIAGKTGTAQKAVGGEYRNLYHSLFVGFFPAEDPKYTILVHLDSPSGAFYGGEVAAPVFREIVEILTEKEDGRIRIVKGLMPDLRGLPVRDALLVLESLGVKDVEIKGKGWKVSEQTPPPNHPLEGPVILFLSDQK
- the rsmH gene encoding 16S rRNA (cytosine(1402)-N(4))-methyltransferase RsmH, with translation MRKYSQRHIPVMVREVIEFLKPEDEKIILDCTVGEGGHSRAILEHCPGCRIIGIDVDSEVLRIAEEKLKEFSDRVSLFKVSYREADFLLKTLGIEKVDGILMDLGVSTYQLKGENRGFTFEREEPLDMRMDLESEVTAQKVLNELPEEELARIIFEYGEEKRFARRIARKIVENRPLNTTLDLVKAVREALPSYEIRRRKRHFATKTFQAIRIYVNRELENLKEFLKKAEDLLNPGGRIVVISFHSLEDRIVKETFRNSKKLRILTEKPVRPSEEEIRENPRARSGRLRAAERIEEGGD